One genomic segment of Falco peregrinus isolate bFalPer1 chromosome 7, bFalPer1.pri, whole genome shotgun sequence includes these proteins:
- the TAAR2 gene encoding trace amine-associated receptor 2, whose amino-acid sequence MLSLNISKDLMDCSEFGNRSCPESFRSAGVRGVMYLFITVAFIFTILGNLVIIASISYFKQLHSPTNFLILSMAITDFLLGFAIMPYSMVRSVENCWYFGMTFCKVHYSFDLMLCLSSIFHLCSIAVDRFYAICHPLHYTSTMTVTAIKQIIAVCWSVPTAFAFGVVFSEDYASGIEGYEMLVKCSSLCPIMFNKLWGAVLFTVGLFAPACIMIGIYVKIFMVSRRHTCKLSQAHRHTKSDKKNELSKNKDRKAAKTLSIVMMGFLICWFPCFFALLIDPFLNFSTPLPLFDALNWLGYLNSFCNPLIYGFFYPWFRRTFKYMLKGKIFSPQFRTIKLSSEDQSP is encoded by the coding sequence ATGCTTTCTCTGAATATCTCGAAGGATTTGATGGATTGCTCTGAGTTTGGAAATAGATCCTGTCCTGAGAGCTTTAGGTCAGCAGGAGTACGAGGGGTAATGTATCTATTCATAACAGTAGCCTTCATTTTCACCATCTTGGGGAACCTGGTCATAATAGCTTCCATCTCGTATTTCAAGCAGCTTCATTCTCCGACCAATTTCCTAATCCTATCCATGGCCATCACAGATTTCCTGCTGGGCTTTGCCATTATGCCCTACAGCATGGTGAGGTCTGTGGAGAACTGCTGGTATTTTGGGATGACATTCTGCAAAGTTCATTACAGTTTTGACCTGATGCTCTGCTTATCTTCCATTTTCCATCTTTGTTCCATTGCCGTGGACCGGTTTTATGCAATCTGCCACCCTCTGCATTACACCAGCACCATGACTGTCACAGCCATAAAACAAATCATAGCAGTGTGCTGGTCAGTGCccactgcttttgcttttggtgTGGTTTTCTCAGAAGATTATGCTTCTGGAATTGAGGGCTATGAAATGCTGGTTAAATGCTCGAGCTTGTGCCCTATTATGTTCAACAAACTGTGGGGAGCTGTTCTATTTACAGTTGGTTTATTTGCTCCTGCTTGTATTATGATAGGGATTTATGTAAAAATTTTTATGGTCTCCCGAAGGCACACATGTAAATTGAGCCAAgcacacaggcacacaaaaAGTGATAAGAAAAACGAGCTTTCTAAGAATAAAGACAGGAAAGCTGCCAAGACTTTGAGTATAGTTATGATGGGTTTCTTAATATGCTGGTTTCCTTGTTTTTTTGCACTCTTAATTGatccatttttaaatttctctaCTCCTTTACCTTTGTTTGATGCTCTAAACTGGCTTGGgtatttaaattctttctgcAATCCATTAATATATGGCTTTTTCTATCCGTGGTTTCGGAGaacatttaaatacatgttaaaaggcaaaatatttagCCCACAGTTTCGTACAATAAAACTTTCATCTGAAGATCAGTCACCATAG
- the TAAR5 gene encoding LOW QUALITY PROTEIN: trace amine-associated receptor 5 (The sequence of the model RefSeq protein was modified relative to this genomic sequence to represent the inferred CDS: inserted 2 bases in 2 codons; substituted 3 bases at 3 genomic stop codons): MSSAQGPSAEEGMLVILFYEANGSWYRTLNPFGVQLAIYLTCALSTLIMVLGSLPVIITTVSHCKALHSPISLPLLSLDPADVLLGLTGMPFSTILSRKSCWYFGGDFCRLHTFLDTLFCLTSIFHLCFIFINWHCAICDPLLYPTCFTIRVPCIYIGMEWAVLMAYTSVLYAIAIAEGLGHFLQDTRCVDSCYLLFNKIWEWLNFPVFFPCLIKIVLXVKIFTVANKEARLIKTMSGIIWSQLHVGAFKRKRKAAKTLGIAVGXWLPFTIDTMVDILLDFITHPVMFGMFIWFXFSCACNPLAXEFSYCXFRKAVKLVLTHWIFCSRTSTVDLYQE; encoded by the exons ATGAGCTCAGCCCAGGGTCCCAGTGCTGAGGAAGGGATGCTCGTCATCTTGTTCTATGAAGCAAATGGCTCCTGGTACAGGACCTTAAACCCCTTTGGGGTTCAGCTGGCCATTTATCTGACCTGTGCCTTGAGCACACTGATCATGGTGCTGGGGAGCCTGCCTGTCATCATCACCACGGTTTCCCATTGCaaagccctgcacagccccatcAGTCTTCCGCTCCTCTCCCTCGACCCTGCTGATGTCCTCCTGGGGCTGACTGGGATGCCCTTCAGCACCATCCTGTCCAGGAAGAGCTGCTGGTATTTTGGAGGTGACTTCTGTAGGCTACACACCTTTCTGGACACACTCTTTTGCTTGACCTCCATATTTcatctgtgtttcattttcatcaaTTGGCACTGTGCCATCTGTGACCCTTTGCTCTACCCTACCTGt TTCACCATAAGAGTGCCCTGCATTTACATTGGGATGGAGTGGGCAGTGCTTATGGCTTATACCTCTGTCCTCTATGCTATAGCAATAGCAGAAGGACTGGGCCATTTTTTGCAAGACACACGCTGTGTTGATAGCTGTTACCTCCTGTTCAACAAGATCTGGGAGTGGTTGAACTTCCCAGTATTCTTCCCTTGCCTTATAAAGATAGTTTtgtaagtaaaaatatttactgtggCTAACAAGGAAGCCAGGCTGATAAAAACAATGAGTGGGATTATTTGGTCTCAGCTACATGTAGGAGCAttcaagaggaaaaggaaagcagcaaagacTCTTGGGATAGCTGTAG GCTGGTTGCCCTTTACCATTGACACCATGGTAGACATTCTTCTAGATTTCATTACCCACCCAGTTATGTTTGGCATGTTCATTTGGT GCTTCAGTTGTGCCTGCAATCCCTTGGCCTAGGAATTTTCCTATTGTTGATTCAGGAAAGCTGTGAAACTAGTCTTAACTCATTGGATCTTTTGTTCTAGGACATCTACAGTAGACTTGTACCAGGAATGA